The sequence below is a genomic window from Dehalococcoidales bacterium.
GGTGGCGCGGCAAATCAGCGAGCTTACCCTGAAACTGGGCGACGTAAACCGCGTTTACCACGAGATGATAGCGGCCTCCGGCGAAGAAGGCTGCAAGGCTATCGAGGAGCTGAATAAAGCCAGCTATGACATCGTGAAAGCCTGCCTGGACAAAAAAGCCCAGTTCGAAGCGTTGGAAGACGCGGACTTGCTGACGGAGTACATGGACTGGAGCCGGTGCCTGCTGATAGGCCTGCAAAGCCCTTCCGTTATCAATAAGGTATATGACGCCTACATCGAAGTGGGCAAAAAGAGAAACGAGTACATCGCCCGGAAAATAGATGAGACGCTGAAAGAGAATGAAATAGGTCTGGTGCTGCTGCGGGAAAACCACCAGGTGCAGTTCCCGGCGGACATACAGGTCTTTTACGTCGCCCCGCCCGCCCTGGACGAGATTAAGCGCTGGCTGAGAGAACGCCAGAGCAAACTATCCGAAGAAACACCTAAAGAGTAGCCAACCCTTCAGTGGGCATAAACTTTCCTGGTCTTATATTTTTTCATCGGAGGGGGAGGGATGGTCAGCTGCCGGGTATAGACCGCGCTGCACTGGAGACAGAAAACGTAGTCTCCTTCCGAGTCATGTTCCAGAAATAAATCACCGCCGCACCGTTTACACCCCTTAAACTTAATAATGTTCAACATGGCTCTTTACCTCGGGTTAATCAGATGCACCTTTTCAATTAATTCCATATATATAGATATTCAAAATAAACGTTTTAATTGTCAGTATTGTAGGTAATGAGCATCACGCCTGAATCACAAAACAGAATCATCCGGTCACAAAATAATCACATTGTCCCGGCACTCCAATAACGGGCCGGAAGCATTTTGACAATGCGCTTGGGAATGGTCTAAAATTTGTCCAATGATGAATTTGCTGATTAATAATTCTATTCAGGAGGAATGACATGGCGGGCAAATATGATAAATACGTCTCCCATCCACCTCATATAGAGATGCGCATGAAAGCGGATAAAAGCGTTATTTTCGACGGACTGTGGGTCAGCCGGGAAATGGTGCATTATGATTACTCTTTCGGCCACCAGTTCGTGAGAAAGCCCTTTAAAGGCGATAACCCCGCCCATACCCACAATTTCCAGGAATTTTTAGCCTGGTACAGCGGCAACCCGGATGACCCGGATGATTTCGGGGCGGAGGTGGTCTTTTACCTGGGTGAAGAGCTGGAAAAACACGTCTTCACCAAGCCCACGGTTATTTCCCTGCCGCCGGGACTGGTCCACTGCCCCATGGAGATAACCAGGGTGGACAGCCCAATTATTCAGATAGAAATGATGCTCGCGCCGGCGGACGGCTCCCCGCCCACCAGAGAGCCTTTCTTCCCCAAGGACAAGGGCTTCAAGCCGGAGCTGTTCATGGATGTTACCAATCATTCCATGAAAAAATAGAACGCGCGCTGAATCATCAACGAATAAAAGACAAGACCGGATAGAAAGAAACCCGCAGTCGTTTAAAAGGAGTATATCACCTAATATAAAAATATTATGTGAAAGAAGGAACAAATAATGCCATCTAGTGTACCAGCGAACTGGGCGCAAATGACGCCGGAAGAAAAACGCCAGTACCGGTTGAATGCCACCCTGGATACCTCCGGCATGAAATTCCCCAGCCCGGAAGCGGAAAAAGCTTTTAAAGCCCGGGCAAAGCGTATGGTGGACGTGTACAACGTAAGAGAACCGGACCGGGTCCCCGTGGTTCTGCCGGTAGGCAACCTGCCCCTCACCATGTTCGGCGTTAACGCCCGTACCGCCATGTATGACCCGGAAAAGGCCATCGAGGCTTCCGCCAAGTTCAACGCCAAGTACAGCGAGGAGCTGGAATACACCGCGATGCCCTGGGTCACACCGGGCAAGGTGCTGGAACTGCTGGATTATAGACTGTACGCCTGGCCGGGACACGGCATTTCTGAAAACGCCACCGGCTGGCAGTTCATTGAGGGAGAATACATGACGGTGGATGAGTATGACGACCTCATCCGCGACCCCTCCGATTTCTGGATCAGGACCTACCTGCCGCGCTGCTACGGCATCCTCGAACCGATGCGCCTGTTCCAGCCTTTCACCAACATCACCGAGAACGTGCATATCGGCCAATTTGCGCCTATCGCTTCACCGCCGGTACGGGCGATGCTGGAGAAAATGCTGGAGGTCAGCAAAGAATATGAGAAGTCACAGCAGATAATGATGAAAGCGATGGGACGGGGCGCGGCCGGGATAAGTATGGGAATGGGCGGGGTGACCTTCGCCAAAGCGCCGTTCGATACCCTGGGCGATACGCTGCGCGGCACCACCGGCATTATGAAAGACATGTTCCGCCGTCCGGACAAGCTGCTCAAAGCCCTGGACGTTATCGCCGACCTCACCATCAACACCGTATTGAAGTCGCCGGGCATCGAGCGTTCGCTGATAATCACCTACCCGCTGCATAAAGGCGCCGACGGCTGGATGTCCCAGAAGCAGTTCGATACATTCTACTGGCCGTCCCTGAAAAAGGTAATGAACGCCTTCATTAACGAGGGGCTTATCCAGAGCCTCTTCGCCGAGGGCAGCTTCAATACCCGCCTGCACTGCGTGGACGAGTTCCCCAAGGGCTCCGTGGTCTGGTACTTCGACCGCACGGATATGTTCGAGGCCAAGAAGGTGCTGGGAAAGAAATACTGCCTACAGGGCAATATACCGGCTTCTTTGATTGTCACCGGCGAGCCCAAGGACGTAAAAGAGTACTGCCGACGGCTTATCCAGGAAGTGGGCAAGGGCGGCGGTTTCGTTCTCTCCTCCGGCTCCTCCCCGGACAATCCCAAGCTGGAAAACATACGGGCCATCATGGAAGCCGTTAGGGAATACGGGTTTTATAAGAAATAGCTTCAACCAGCGATAATAGCGAGTATTCAGGCCGGTTGTCCGTAAACGATGACCGGCCTGACTTTTTAAGGCTTGCTTTATGATTTCACAAAATCAATCGCTTTGCCCGCGGGCGGCGCAGAAAAGCCTGACCGCCCGTGCGGCGGCGTCCCGTAAAAGAGCAGCGGCGTTCTTCATGGCATCGGCCCGCGCCATGCCCTCCGGCACCATGCTCAAGACGGTATCTATGCCGTGCTTATAGACCTCCCGGTAGCCCTGACCCATTTCACCGCAGATGGCAATGACCGGTTTGCCGGCGGCTTTAGCCCTTTTACCGATGCCCGCCACCGTCTTGCCGAAGGCCGTTTGAAAATCTATCCGGCCTTCCCCGGTCAATACGAGGTCAGTATCAGCCAGGTATTTATCAAACCCGATGCTCTCACACACCAGGTCCACGCCCGGCACTAACGCGGCCCCCAGGAAAGCCGTCAACCCGGCACCAAGGCCCCCGGCGGCCCCCGCGCCCGGCAGGTAAGCGATATCCAGTCCCAGGTCACGTTTTATCACTACGGCCAGATTGCGCA
It includes:
- a CDS encoding uroporphyrinogen decarboxylase family protein, whose product is MPSSVPANWAQMTPEEKRQYRLNATLDTSGMKFPSPEAEKAFKARAKRMVDVYNVREPDRVPVVLPVGNLPLTMFGVNARTAMYDPEKAIEASAKFNAKYSEELEYTAMPWVTPGKVLELLDYRLYAWPGHGISENATGWQFIEGEYMTVDEYDDLIRDPSDFWIRTYLPRCYGILEPMRLFQPFTNITENVHIGQFAPIASPPVRAMLEKMLEVSKEYEKSQQIMMKAMGRGAAGISMGMGGVTFAKAPFDTLGDTLRGTTGIMKDMFRRPDKLLKALDVIADLTINTVLKSPGIERSLIITYPLHKGADGWMSQKQFDTFYWPSLKKVMNAFINEGLIQSLFAEGSFNTRLHCVDEFPKGSVVWYFDRTDMFEAKKVLGKKYCLQGNIPASLIVTGEPKDVKEYCRRLIQEVGKGGGFVLSSGSSPDNPKLENIRAIMEAVREYGFYKK